The Papio anubis isolate 15944 chromosome 1, Panubis1.0, whole genome shotgun sequence genome window below encodes:
- the OSCP1 gene encoding protein OSCP1 isoform X1: MSVRTLPLLFLNLGGEMLYILDQRLRAQNIPGDKARKDEWTEVDRKRVLNDIISTMFNRKFMEELFKPQELYSKKALRTVYERLAHASIMKLNQASMDKLYDLMTMAFKYQVLLCPRPKDVLLVTFNHLDTIKGFIQDSPTILQQVDETFRQLTEIYGGLSAGEFQLIRQTLLIFFQDLHIRVSMFLKDKVQNNNGRFVLPVSGPVPWGTEVPGLIRMFNNKGEEVKRIEFKHGGNYVPAPKEGSFELYGDRVLKLGTNMYSVNRPVETHMSGSSKNLASRTQESIAPNPLAKEELNFLARLMGGMEIKKPSGPEPGFRLNLFTTDEEEEQAALTRPEELSYEVINIQATQDQQRSEELARIMGEFEIMEQPRLSTSKGDDLLAMMDEL; this comes from the exons ATGTCGGTGCGGACGCTACCGCTGCTCTTCTTGAACTTGGGCGGGGAGATGCTTTACATCCTGGACCAACGGCTGCGGGCCCAGAACATCCCGGGAGACAAGGCCCGCAAAG ATGAATGGACAGAGGTGGACAGAAAACGAG TTCTGAATGACATCATCTCCACCATGTTCAATAGAAAGTTTATGGAGGAATTATTCAAGCCTCAAGAGCTCTACTCCAAGAAGGCCCTGAGGACTGTCTATGAGCGCCTGGCTCATGCCTCCATTATGAAACTGAACCAGGCCAGCATGGATAAG CTCTATGACCTGATGACCATGGCTTTCAAATATCAAGTATTGCTGTGTCCCCGACCCAAGGATGTGCTGCTGGTCACTTTCAATCATTTAGATACCATCAAGGGATTCATCCAAGACTCTCCAACCATCCTGCAGCAAGTGGACGAGACTTTCCGGCAGCTGACAGAA ATATATGGTGGTCTCTCTGCAGGGGAGTTCCAGCTGATCCGGCAGACGCTCCTCATCTTCTTCCAAGACCTGCACATCCGA gtaTCCATGTTTCTAAAGGACAAAGTTCAGAATAATAATGGTCGCTTCGTGTTGCCGGTGTCCGGGCCTGTTCCCTGGGGAACTGAAGTTCCCGGACTCATCAG AATGTTCAACAACAAAGGTGAAGAAGTGAAGAGGATAGAATTCAAGCATGGTGGAAACTATGTCCCTGCACCCAAAGAAGGTTCTTTTGAACTTTATGGAGACCGAGTCCTGAAACTGGGAACTAACAT GTACAGCGTGAATCGGCCTGTGGAAACCCATATGTCTGGATCATCAAAGAACTTAGCCTCACGGACCCAG GAAAGCATTGCTCCAAACCCTCTTGCTAAAGAAGAGCTGaatttcttggccaggctgatgggAGGGATGGAGATTAAGAAACCCAGTGGCCCTGAGCCTGGATTCCGGTTGAATCTCTTTACCACCGATGAAGAAGAGGA ACAAGCAGCGCTAACCAGGCCAGAAGAGTTATCCTATGAAGTTATCAACATACAAGCCACTCAG GACCAGCAACGGAGCGAGGAGCTGGCTCGAATCATGGGGGAGTTTGAGATCATGGAGCAGCCAAGGCTGAGCACCAGCAAGGGGGACGATTTGCTCGCCATGATGGATGAGTTATAG
- the OSCP1 gene encoding protein OSCP1 isoform X2: protein MSVRTLPLLFLNLGGEMLYILDQRLRAQNIPGDKARKVLNDIISTMFNRKFMEELFKPQELYSKKALRTVYERLAHASIMKLNQASMDKLYDLMTMAFKYQVLLCPRPKDVLLVTFNHLDTIKGFIQDSPTILQQVDETFRQLTEIYGGLSAGEFQLIRQTLLIFFQDLHIRVSMFLKDKVQNNNGRFVLPVSGPVPWGTEVPGLIRMFNNKGEEVKRIEFKHGGNYVPAPKEGSFELYGDRVLKLGTNMYSVNRPVETHMSGSSKNLASRTQESIAPNPLAKEELNFLARLMGGMEIKKPSGPEPGFRLNLFTTDEEEEQAALTRPEELSYEVINIQATQDQQRSEELARIMGEFEIMEQPRLSTSKGDDLLAMMDEL from the exons ATGTCGGTGCGGACGCTACCGCTGCTCTTCTTGAACTTGGGCGGGGAGATGCTTTACATCCTGGACCAACGGCTGCGGGCCCAGAACATCCCGGGAGACAAGGCCCGCAAAG TTCTGAATGACATCATCTCCACCATGTTCAATAGAAAGTTTATGGAGGAATTATTCAAGCCTCAAGAGCTCTACTCCAAGAAGGCCCTGAGGACTGTCTATGAGCGCCTGGCTCATGCCTCCATTATGAAACTGAACCAGGCCAGCATGGATAAG CTCTATGACCTGATGACCATGGCTTTCAAATATCAAGTATTGCTGTGTCCCCGACCCAAGGATGTGCTGCTGGTCACTTTCAATCATTTAGATACCATCAAGGGATTCATCCAAGACTCTCCAACCATCCTGCAGCAAGTGGACGAGACTTTCCGGCAGCTGACAGAA ATATATGGTGGTCTCTCTGCAGGGGAGTTCCAGCTGATCCGGCAGACGCTCCTCATCTTCTTCCAAGACCTGCACATCCGA gtaTCCATGTTTCTAAAGGACAAAGTTCAGAATAATAATGGTCGCTTCGTGTTGCCGGTGTCCGGGCCTGTTCCCTGGGGAACTGAAGTTCCCGGACTCATCAG AATGTTCAACAACAAAGGTGAAGAAGTGAAGAGGATAGAATTCAAGCATGGTGGAAACTATGTCCCTGCACCCAAAGAAGGTTCTTTTGAACTTTATGGAGACCGAGTCCTGAAACTGGGAACTAACAT GTACAGCGTGAATCGGCCTGTGGAAACCCATATGTCTGGATCATCAAAGAACTTAGCCTCACGGACCCAG GAAAGCATTGCTCCAAACCCTCTTGCTAAAGAAGAGCTGaatttcttggccaggctgatgggAGGGATGGAGATTAAGAAACCCAGTGGCCCTGAGCCTGGATTCCGGTTGAATCTCTTTACCACCGATGAAGAAGAGGA ACAAGCAGCGCTAACCAGGCCAGAAGAGTTATCCTATGAAGTTATCAACATACAAGCCACTCAG GACCAGCAACGGAGCGAGGAGCTGGCTCGAATCATGGGGGAGTTTGAGATCATGGAGCAGCCAAGGCTGAGCACCAGCAAGGGGGACGATTTGCTCGCCATGATGGATGAGTTATAG
- the OSCP1 gene encoding protein OSCP1 isoform X3, translated as MQPFWTFTGVLNDIISTMFNRKFMEELFKPQELYSKKALRTVYERLAHASIMKLNQASMDKLYDLMTMAFKYQVLLCPRPKDVLLVTFNHLDTIKGFIQDSPTILQQVDETFRQLTEIYGGLSAGEFQLIRQTLLIFFQDLHIRVSMFLKDKVQNNNGRFVLPVSGPVPWGTEVPGLIRMFNNKGEEVKRIEFKHGGNYVPAPKEGSFELYGDRVLKLGTNMYSVNRPVETHMSGSSKNLASRTQESIAPNPLAKEELNFLARLMGGMEIKKPSGPEPGFRLNLFTTDEEEEQAALTRPEELSYEVINIQATQDQQRSEELARIMGEFEIMEQPRLSTSKGDDLLAMMDEL; from the exons ATGCAGCCCTTCTGGACATTCACTGGAG TTCTGAATGACATCATCTCCACCATGTTCAATAGAAAGTTTATGGAGGAATTATTCAAGCCTCAAGAGCTCTACTCCAAGAAGGCCCTGAGGACTGTCTATGAGCGCCTGGCTCATGCCTCCATTATGAAACTGAACCAGGCCAGCATGGATAAG CTCTATGACCTGATGACCATGGCTTTCAAATATCAAGTATTGCTGTGTCCCCGACCCAAGGATGTGCTGCTGGTCACTTTCAATCATTTAGATACCATCAAGGGATTCATCCAAGACTCTCCAACCATCCTGCAGCAAGTGGACGAGACTTTCCGGCAGCTGACAGAA ATATATGGTGGTCTCTCTGCAGGGGAGTTCCAGCTGATCCGGCAGACGCTCCTCATCTTCTTCCAAGACCTGCACATCCGA gtaTCCATGTTTCTAAAGGACAAAGTTCAGAATAATAATGGTCGCTTCGTGTTGCCGGTGTCCGGGCCTGTTCCCTGGGGAACTGAAGTTCCCGGACTCATCAG AATGTTCAACAACAAAGGTGAAGAAGTGAAGAGGATAGAATTCAAGCATGGTGGAAACTATGTCCCTGCACCCAAAGAAGGTTCTTTTGAACTTTATGGAGACCGAGTCCTGAAACTGGGAACTAACAT GTACAGCGTGAATCGGCCTGTGGAAACCCATATGTCTGGATCATCAAAGAACTTAGCCTCACGGACCCAG GAAAGCATTGCTCCAAACCCTCTTGCTAAAGAAGAGCTGaatttcttggccaggctgatgggAGGGATGGAGATTAAGAAACCCAGTGGCCCTGAGCCTGGATTCCGGTTGAATCTCTTTACCACCGATGAAGAAGAGGA ACAAGCAGCGCTAACCAGGCCAGAAGAGTTATCCTATGAAGTTATCAACATACAAGCCACTCAG GACCAGCAACGGAGCGAGGAGCTGGCTCGAATCATGGGGGAGTTTGAGATCATGGAGCAGCCAAGGCTGAGCACCAGCAAGGGGGACGATTTGCTCGCCATGATGGATGAGTTATAG